In Hoplias malabaricus isolate fHopMal1 chromosome 6, fHopMal1.hap1, whole genome shotgun sequence, a single window of DNA contains:
- the mapk15 gene encoding mitogen-activated protein kinase 15 isoform X2 has protein sequence MNLTELEEHITLKYDIKRRLGKGAYGIVWKAVDRKTGETVAVKKIFDAFRNRTDAQRTFREIMFLQEFGNHTNIIKLLNVIRAQNDKDIYLVFEYMDTDLHAVIKKGSLLKDIHKRYIMYQLLKATKYLHSGNVIHRDLKPSNMLLDSDCFVKLCDFGLARSLYQMQEDAGNPALTEYVATRWYRAPEILLGSTGYTKGVDMWSVGCILGEMLLGKPLFPGTSTINQIEKIMSAIPHPTPEDVLAIRSEYGASVFQRMLLRPQALLGDLLQPSVPPDALDLLQRFLVFNPDKRLTAEQALQHPYVAKFHNPAREPILGYDVILPVDDDVQLSVAQYRNKLYEMILEKRETRQAERRAHQNQQDDEKIRVESENDKMEKVNGKDKECKREESEKGRGDEKISVYNKMDHPVTQPVVAKPAPTQEKPQPAIERSSPAISPSMAKISYNPITHVSNTTFKPSDNPSVFPHHPQQRFNRKMNHDSSSILPTENFKKSVEQTQQRGQSAPVARTRSFSLTLSQPQNNSLLRKEEPILSPGLCVTSARLNYLTI, from the exons GCTTATGGAATTGTGTGGAAGGCAGTGGATAGAAAAACAGGAGAGACGGTGgctgtgaaaaaaatatttgatgcTTTCAGAAATCGAACCGATGCTCAA AGAACATTCAGAGAAATCATGTTTCTTCAG GAGTTTGGGAATCATACAAATATAATCAAACTGCTGAATGTTATCCGAGCCCAGAATGACAAAGACATTTACTTGGTCTTTGAGTACATGG ATACTGACCTGCATGCAGTAATAAAAAAAGGCAGTCTCTTGAAGGACATTCATAAACGCTATATAATGTACCAGCTTCTCAAAGCCACCAAATATCTACACTCAGGAAATGTTATCCACAGAGACCTGAAG CCATCCAATATGCTGCTAGACTCAGACTGCTTTGTCAAATTGTGTGACTTTGGCTTGGCACGCTCCCTCTATCAGATGCAAGAAGATGCTGGGAACCCTGCTCTTACAGAATATGTTGCAACACGGTGGTACCGAGCTCCTGAAATTCTTCTTGGGTCTACTGG GTACACAAAAGGGGTGGACATGTGGAGCGTGGGCTGCATTTTGGGGGAGATGTTACTTGGCAAGCCACTCTTCCCTGGAACCTCCACCATCAATCAGATAGAGAAGATCATGAGTGCCATTCCACACCCTACACCAGAGG aTGTGCTTGCCATCAGGTCAGAGTATGGAGCATCGGTTTTCCAGAGGATGCTCCTTAG GCCACAGGCTTTGTTAGGTGACTTACTACAGCCATCAGTGCCACCTGATGCTCTTGATCTGCTACAGCGGTTTCTAGTCTTCAATCCAGATAAAAGGCTAACAGCAGAGCAGGCCCTCCAGCACCCTTATGTGGCCAA GTTTCACAATCCAGCCAGAGAACCTATTCTGGGCTATGATGTTATTCTCCCTGTGGATGATGATGTCCAGCTCTCTGTTGCTCAGTACAGAAACAAACTCTATGAG atgattctggagaagagagaaaCTCGGCAAGCGGAAAGAAGGGCTCATCAAAACCAGCAAGATGACGAGAAAATTAGGGTAGAAAGCGAGAATGACAAGATGGAAAAGGTCAATGGAAAAGACAAAGAGTGTAAAAGGGAAGAGTCAGAGAAGGGCAGAGGAGATGAAAAGATATCAGTCTATAACAAGATGGACCACCCTGTAACTCAACCAGTTGTTGCCAAGCCTGCTCCCACACAAGAGAAACCCCAACCTGCCATTGAGAGAAGCAGTCCAGCCATCAGCCCCAGCATGGCTAAGATATCGTACAACCCCATCACACACGTGTCCA ATACCACATTCAAACCATCTGATAATCCCTCAGTTTTCCCTCATCATCCACAACAGCGATTTAACAGAAAGATGAACCATGACAGTAGTAGCATCTTGCCTACAGAGAACTTTAAAAAG AGTGTAGAGCAGACTCAGCAGCGTGGTCAGTCGGCTCCTGTGGCCCGCACCCGCTCTTTctccctcaccctctcacaGCCGCAGAATAATTCTCTACTCCGCAAAGAGGAGCCCATACTGTCCCCTGGTCTGTGTGTCACCTCTGCTCGCCTG AATTATTTAACGATTTAA